A window from Chitinophaga filiformis encodes these proteins:
- a CDS encoding sodium:solute symporter, which yields MSVADWIVLVVTLVGIILYGVWKSRGQRDMQGYFLDNQSMPWYIVLLSIIGTQASAVTFLSAPGQAYTDGMRFVQYYFGLPLAMVVLCITFVPIFHKLKVYTAYEYLEQRFDLKTRTLTSGLFLLQRALSTGISIYAPSIILSSLMGWNIYLTNIIMGGLLIIYTVSGGTRAVSYTQTFQLVIIFAAMFLAGWMVVHLLPENVGFIDALQVSGKMDKLNVIVTDFNWKDRYNIWSGLIGGFFLALSYFGTDQSQVGRYLTARSVTESRLGLLMNGLVKVPMQFLILLIGALVFVFYLYFRAPVFFNEAQIKKVYRSEQGTAFKAVEQEYNRLAIVKQAQVKEMAAAIKKGDEAAIAGGKAALQQTEHAAEEARTKAIALIKKADPAADTNDTNYIFLHFVVNNLPKGLVGLLIAIIFLAAWGSIAAALNSLASTTVIDIYQRMYKKEETDSHYLQVSRRWTVAWGLFCIVVAQFASQLGSLIEAVNILGSLFYGVILGIFLVAFYCKRIGGTATFWAAVVSEAGVIVIWLCNIVSFLWLNAIGCFLVIGIAAIFQFIIGKNERSLTAANERSDSK from the coding sequence ATGAGCGTAGCTGATTGGATTGTACTGGTGGTTACACTGGTAGGGATCATCTTATATGGTGTCTGGAAAAGTCGCGGTCAACGCGACATGCAGGGATATTTCCTGGACAACCAGTCGATGCCCTGGTACATCGTATTATTATCTATCATCGGCACGCAGGCAAGTGCAGTGACCTTCCTGTCTGCTCCCGGTCAGGCCTACACTGACGGGATGCGCTTTGTGCAATATTATTTCGGGTTGCCGCTGGCGATGGTGGTGCTCTGTATCACCTTTGTACCCATCTTTCATAAATTGAAAGTATATACGGCCTATGAATACCTGGAGCAACGCTTTGATCTGAAAACCCGCACCCTTACCTCCGGATTATTCCTGTTACAGCGGGCGTTGTCGACAGGTATCAGCATCTATGCACCGTCCATTATCCTCTCTTCCTTAATGGGCTGGAATATCTATCTCACAAACATCATCATGGGCGGACTGCTCATCATCTATACCGTATCGGGCGGTACCAGGGCAGTGAGCTACACGCAGACATTTCAGCTGGTGATCATCTTTGCTGCGATGTTCCTGGCTGGCTGGATGGTGGTGCATCTGTTGCCGGAGAATGTTGGTTTCATCGATGCCTTGCAGGTATCCGGTAAAATGGATAAACTGAACGTTATTGTAACCGATTTCAACTGGAAGGACAGGTACAATATATGGAGTGGTCTGATAGGAGGATTCTTCCTGGCGCTGTCTTACTTTGGAACAGACCAGTCGCAGGTAGGCCGTTACCTGACTGCCCGCTCTGTTACGGAAAGCCGCCTGGGATTGCTGATGAACGGATTGGTGAAGGTGCCTATGCAATTCCTGATCTTACTGATCGGCGCATTGGTATTTGTGTTCTATCTCTATTTCAGGGCGCCGGTATTTTTCAATGAGGCACAGATAAAGAAAGTATACAGATCGGAGCAGGGCACTGCATTCAAAGCTGTAGAGCAGGAATACAATCGCCTGGCCATAGTAAAGCAGGCGCAGGTCAAAGAGATGGCTGCCGCTATAAAAAAAGGCGACGAAGCGGCTATTGCCGGCGGCAAAGCTGCTTTGCAGCAAACGGAGCATGCTGCCGAAGAAGCCCGCACAAAAGCCATAGCCCTGATCAAAAAAGCAGATCCCGCAGCTGATACAAACGATACGAATTATATCTTTCTGCATTTCGTGGTCAACAATTTGCCGAAGGGATTGGTGGGATTGCTTATTGCCATCATCTTCCTGGCAGCCTGGGGGAGTATTGCCGCAGCACTGAACTCGCTGGCCTCCACTACGGTGATCGATATTTACCAGCGCATGTATAAAAAGGAGGAGACCGACAGTCATTACCTGCAGGTATCCCGCAGGTGGACGGTTGCCTGGGGACTATTCTGTATCGTGGTAGCACAATTTGCCAGTCAGCTGGGTAGCCTGATAGAGGCAGTGAACATCCTGGGATCGCTGTTCTATGGCGTTATTCTGGGCATCTTCCTCGTGGCATTCTATTGTAAAAGGATTGGCGGCACTGCCACATTCTGGGCCGCTGTTGTTTCGGAGGCAGGTGTTATTGTGATATGGCTGTGCAACATTGTATCCTTTCTCTGGTTAAATGCCATCGGCTGTTTCCTGGTGATCGGTATTGCCGCGATCTTCCAGTTCATAATTGGAAAAAATGAACGCTCATTGACGGCTGCAAACGAAAGAAGTGACAGTAAATAG
- a CDS encoding PIG-L family deacetylase has translation MVKGLFLTLISGLFAATTWAQRSPLVNAADIRLQLRKLDTLGSVLYIAAHPDDENTRLLGYLAKEKLYRTGYLSLTRGDGGQNLVGDEQGELLGLIRTQELLAARRIDGAEQFFTRALDFGFSKNPTETFTIWDKEKILGDVVWMIRKFQPDVIVCRFPPDSRAGHGHHTASAMLAEEAFEAAADPKRFPEQLKVLKPWKTHRIMWNTFNWTGQVDNSAGNLFEMNVGTYNYLLGRGYGEIAAESRSQHKSQGFGVPASRGSSFEYFSPVKGDKPVHSLLDGVNATWSRVPGGKPIGEMIDKAQAAYNIEDPAASVPALLEIRKAIQALPEGYWRTQKLKETEDLIIACAAIWTEAYSNTQVVVPGQPMEGSVQLLCNSNTNVTVDQISFDGKDTVFNKLQLEYNRLRTIPQSLTLPASLPVSQPYWLQSPHPIGIYTIKDPMQVGYPENKPALEAVIKLRINGEPLTITRPVQYKFTDPVKGELYEPLVVAPPVVAMLNTNVFIFTQTQAQPVQVKLRAMGQKTKGTVRLQLPAGFSSQEAEQPYELLSKGDETVVTFHIVPQKVAGINRTDTLRVEVRSEGKLYTQSLHTIAYDHIPEINIFPEALAKLVTVDLKYNGRKLGYIPGAGDMVAASLRQVGYEVTQLDEKEIMNGNLQQYDAIIAGVRAYNVNPRIKYWQPRLMEYVKNGGTYLVQYNVSSPLVTTDIGPYPFTLTRDRVTDETAAVTLLQPDNEIMHYPNNITDHDFDGWIQERGLYFTQMADPAYEKLFAMHDKGEEALQGSTLVAKYGKGRYVYTSLAFFRELPAGVPGAYRLFVNLISTKK, from the coding sequence ATGGTCAAAGGATTGTTTTTAACGCTTATATCAGGATTGTTCGCCGCTACCACATGGGCTCAGCGCTCACCGCTGGTAAATGCGGCAGATATCAGGTTACAGTTAAGGAAACTGGATACGCTTGGTAGCGTTTTATATATCGCCGCTCATCCTGACGATGAGAATACCCGTTTACTGGGATACCTGGCAAAAGAGAAATTATACCGTACCGGGTACCTGTCCCTCACCAGGGGGGACGGCGGACAAAACCTGGTAGGGGATGAGCAGGGGGAATTACTGGGCCTGATCCGCACCCAGGAACTATTGGCCGCCCGCCGTATAGATGGGGCGGAACAGTTCTTTACCCGTGCCCTGGACTTCGGCTTCTCAAAAAATCCTACCGAAACATTCACCATCTGGGACAAGGAAAAGATCCTGGGAGATGTGGTTTGGATGATCCGCAAGTTCCAGCCAGACGTTATCGTATGCCGTTTCCCGCCCGATAGCCGTGCAGGCCACGGGCATCATACCGCCTCCGCTATGCTGGCAGAAGAAGCCTTTGAAGCGGCTGCCGACCCGAAACGCTTCCCGGAGCAGCTTAAAGTGCTGAAGCCCTGGAAAACGCACCGCATCATGTGGAATACCTTTAACTGGACGGGCCAGGTAGATAATTCTGCCGGCAATCTCTTTGAAATGAACGTGGGTACCTACAATTACCTGCTGGGCCGGGGATATGGGGAAATTGCTGCAGAAAGCCGCTCCCAGCATAAAAGCCAGGGATTCGGCGTACCGGCTTCCAGGGGTAGCTCCTTCGAATATTTCAGTCCCGTAAAAGGAGATAAACCTGTACATAGCTTGCTGGACGGCGTTAACGCCACCTGGTCACGTGTACCAGGCGGTAAACCGATCGGTGAAATGATCGACAAGGCCCAGGCAGCCTATAACATAGAAGATCCTGCGGCATCCGTACCAGCCCTGCTGGAGATCCGCAAGGCCATTCAGGCTTTACCTGAAGGATACTGGCGTACGCAGAAACTGAAGGAAACGGAAGACCTGATCATTGCATGCGCTGCTATCTGGACAGAAGCATACAGCAATACACAGGTGGTGGTGCCCGGCCAGCCGATGGAAGGCAGCGTACAGTTGCTGTGTAACAGCAACACCAATGTTACGGTAGATCAGATCAGCTTTGACGGGAAAGACACCGTGTTCAATAAACTGCAGCTGGAGTATAACCGTCTGCGCACTATACCCCAGTCACTGACATTACCGGCCTCGTTGCCCGTATCCCAGCCTTACTGGCTGCAATCACCACACCCGATCGGGATCTATACTATTAAAGATCCTATGCAGGTGGGTTACCCGGAAAACAAGCCAGCCCTGGAAGCCGTTATCAAACTGCGTATCAATGGAGAGCCGCTGACTATCACCAGGCCCGTACAATACAAATTCACTGATCCAGTAAAGGGAGAATTATACGAACCACTGGTAGTAGCGCCACCGGTAGTGGCCATGCTGAATACCAATGTATTCATCTTCACACAAACGCAGGCGCAGCCGGTACAGGTGAAATTGCGTGCAATGGGACAAAAGACAAAAGGCACCGTACGTTTGCAGTTGCCTGCAGGCTTTAGCAGTCAGGAGGCAGAGCAGCCCTATGAACTGTTGTCCAAGGGAGATGAAACCGTGGTGACCTTTCACATCGTTCCGCAGAAAGTAGCCGGCATTAACCGCACTGATACCCTGCGGGTGGAAGTACGCAGCGAGGGTAAATTATATACTCAAAGCCTGCATACCATTGCATACGATCATATTCCTGAGATCAATATCTTCCCTGAGGCATTAGCCAAACTCGTAACTGTAGACCTGAAGTATAACGGCCGTAAGCTGGGATATATCCCGGGTGCGGGCGATATGGTGGCCGCGTCCCTGCGCCAGGTAGGTTACGAAGTGACACAGCTGGACGAGAAGGAGATCATGAATGGCAACCTGCAGCAATACGATGCCATCATTGCCGGTGTAAGGGCATATAACGTTAATCCACGTATTAAATACTGGCAGCCACGTCTCATGGAATATGTGAAGAACGGTGGTACTTACCTGGTACAGTACAATGTCAGCTCTCCGCTGGTAACAACCGATATCGGACCTTATCCTTTTACGCTCACCCGCGATCGTGTAACTGATGAAACAGCCGCTGTGACCCTGTTACAACCCGATAATGAGATCATGCATTATCCTAACAACATCACTGATCATGACTTTGATGGCTGGATACAGGAGAGGGGACTTTACTTCACCCAGATGGCCGATCCGGCATATGAAAAGCTGTTTGCCATGCACGACAAGGGAGAGGAAGCATTGCAGGGTTCCACACTGGTAGCGAAATATGGTAAGGGCAGATATGTGTACACTTCACTGGCATTCTTCAGGGAATTGCCTGCAGGTGTCCCCGGCGCTTACCGCCTGTTCGTGAACCTTATTTCAACTAAGAAATAA
- a CDS encoding RNA polymerase sigma-70 factor gives MPLNNTDIVNGVRNRDKQVFEIIFNQFSSSMFSIALRYLRDQDEAQDIVQDVFLNLWRTADNLDERAPIQHYLARATVNTCLNRIKKAQRQQQYSKEQQLTATESTVEHLLLEHKELEAQYLSILEKLPEQCRRVFEMSRFKGLSPTEISQQLNISINTVYTHLTTALKKIRLGLLNQQ, from the coding sequence ATGCCGCTCAACAATACAGATATAGTTAATGGGGTCCGGAACAGGGATAAACAGGTTTTTGAGATCATCTTTAATCAGTTTTCCTCCTCTATGTTCAGTATCGCCCTGCGATACCTGCGTGACCAGGACGAGGCACAGGATATTGTGCAGGACGTATTCCTGAACCTATGGCGCACGGCAGACAACCTGGACGAACGTGCTCCTATCCAGCATTACCTGGCAAGAGCGACCGTCAATACCTGTTTAAACCGGATAAAGAAAGCACAGAGACAGCAGCAATATAGTAAGGAACAACAGCTTACCGCTACGGAATCTACTGTCGAACACCTGTTATTGGAGCATAAAGAATTGGAAGCTCAATACTTATCCATCCTTGAGAAATTGCCGGAACAATGCCGCCGGGTATTTGAGATGAGCCGGTTCAAGGGATTGTCCCCCACAGAAATATCCCAACAACTGAATATTTCCATCAACACAGTTTATACCCACCTTACCACCGCGTTGAAAAAGATCCGGCTGGGGCTGCTGAATCAGCAGTAA
- a CDS encoding response regulator transcription factor, with protein MVNNIKVAIADDHKIFRSGVINTLTPYENISVVFEAEDGAHLLQIMEEQQPDVILMDLKMPNMDGIEATKKVREKYANVKVIVLTMYEDDNFIVHLIENGANAYLLKNAEPGEIYEAICTTYEKGFYFNENVNLALLKKVMHKNKQHFKPTFQNEVQLTDRELEVLRLICNEYTTQEISKEIFLSPRTVEGLRQKLLEKTGAKNIVGLVMHAFRNGLIE; from the coding sequence ATGGTGAACAACATTAAGGTGGCCATTGCCGACGATCATAAGATCTTCCGTAGTGGCGTTATTAATACCCTCACCCCTTACGAGAATATAAGTGTTGTGTTTGAAGCTGAAGATGGGGCGCACCTGCTGCAGATAATGGAAGAGCAACAGCCTGACGTTATCCTGATGGACCTGAAGATGCCTAATATGGACGGTATTGAGGCCACCAAAAAGGTGCGTGAAAAATACGCAAACGTAAAAGTGATCGTTCTTACCATGTATGAAGACGATAACTTCATTGTGCACCTCATCGAAAACGGCGCTAACGCTTACCTCCTCAAGAACGCCGAACCAGGAGAGATATACGAAGCTATCTGCACCACCTACGAAAAGGGCTTCTACTTCAACGAGAACGTCAACCTCGCCCTCCTCAAAAAAGTGATGCACAAAAACAAGCAGCACTTTAAACCTACCTTCCAGAACGAAGTACAGCTGACCGACCGTGAACTGGAAGTACTACGTCTTATCTGTAACGAATACACTACCCAGGAAATATCAAAGGAAATATTCCTGAGTCCACGTACCGTAGAAGGCCTCCGGCAGAAACTGCTGGAAAAGACAGGCGCCAAGAACATTGTAGGCCTGGTCATGCATGCTTTCAGAAACGGATTGATTGAATGA
- a CDS encoding DUF2911 domain-containing protein: MKPLFRYLAAGSLLLSAHLSFAQVKMPAPSPGQTIHQDFALSFVEVNYSRPAMKGRTIMGDLVPYGKVWRTGANNATTITFGDDVTFGGTAVKAGKYGLLTIPGKSEWTVILTKSLDVTSPAAYKPENDVVRVKVTPAELPFAVENFMISFDDISANEANMLLIWEKTMITVPLKADVDSKVMAQLDAAMKGDKKPYFQAASYYYETNRDLKQALAWVEEAVKENPTAFWVATLKARIQAKAGDKKGAKATAEKAIELAKTAKNDDYVTINQKIIASL, translated from the coding sequence ATGAAACCTTTATTTCGTTACCTGGCTGCCGGCTCTCTCCTACTCAGCGCTCACTTATCTTTTGCGCAGGTAAAAATGCCAGCACCCAGCCCCGGACAGACTATCCACCAGGATTTTGCATTGTCATTCGTTGAGGTAAACTATTCCCGCCCCGCTATGAAAGGCAGGACCATCATGGGCGATCTCGTTCCTTATGGTAAAGTTTGGAGAACCGGCGCCAACAACGCTACTACCATCACTTTCGGTGATGATGTTACCTTCGGTGGCACCGCGGTGAAAGCTGGTAAATATGGTCTGCTGACCATCCCCGGCAAGTCAGAGTGGACAGTTATCCTGACTAAAAGTCTCGATGTAACCAGCCCTGCTGCCTACAAACCTGAAAATGATGTGGTTCGCGTAAAGGTAACGCCAGCGGAACTACCTTTCGCTGTTGAGAACTTCATGATCTCTTTTGACGATATCAGTGCTAATGAAGCTAACATGCTGCTGATCTGGGAAAAAACCATGATCACTGTTCCCTTGAAGGCTGATGTAGACAGTAAAGTAATGGCACAGCTGGATGCTGCTATGAAGGGTGATAAAAAGCCTTATTTCCAGGCTGCATCTTACTACTATGAAACAAACCGCGACCTGAAACAGGCGCTGGCATGGGTAGAAGAAGCTGTGAAGGAAAATCCTACCGCTTTCTGGGTAGCTACACTGAAAGCCCGTATCCAGGCTAAAGCCGGCGACAAAAAAGGCGCAAAAGCTACTGCTGAAAAAGCGATCGAACTGGCAAAAACCGCCAAGAACGATGATTACGTAACGATCAATCAGAAGATCATTGCGTCTTTGTAA
- a CDS encoding DMT family protein, with protein MRTIILLLISNTFMTFAWYGHLKYENVPMWKVILISWGIAFFEYCFMVPANRYGAQEGFSGFQLKTIQEVVTLTVFSLFAIFILKEPLRWNYLVSFLFILGAVYFMFKK; from the coding sequence ATGCGTACAATCATTCTTTTATTGATTTCCAACACCTTCATGACATTTGCCTGGTATGGCCATTTAAAATATGAAAATGTTCCCATGTGGAAGGTGATCCTGATCAGCTGGGGCATTGCCTTTTTTGAATACTGCTTTATGGTGCCCGCTAACCGCTATGGCGCCCAGGAAGGTTTTTCCGGCTTCCAGCTCAAAACCATCCAGGAAGTGGTCACACTCACCGTTTTCAGCCTCTTTGCCATCTTTATATTAAAAGAACCACTCCGCTGGAACTATCTCGTCTCCTTTTTATTCATCCTCGGTGCCGTCTATTTTATGTTTAAGAAATGA
- a CDS encoding sensor histidine kinase yields the protein MNISELVIIGTAVMLLLSILVVVLVIFQQKQVIQHKLAIRDKDLQLQKERLMAILQGQEQERKRIAEDLHDEVGAQLSVLKLNLNQLQPLLKTGNGEMEQLKETKDFTDTIIQHLRFISQSLHPQALENLGLSKALDSFCSLMNKNKQVKILFKDEGGQQEVEFEKALNIYRVVQELINNILKHAQATQVEITYRSTPNLLQINVADNGNGLLLRSLDNSREKTGSLGLKNIESRLNVIGGNIRYLPGQNCGTIAEIRVENFQRPEE from the coding sequence ATGAATATTTCAGAATTAGTTATCATCGGAACGGCAGTCATGTTGCTGTTAAGTATACTGGTAGTTGTACTGGTTATTTTTCAGCAGAAACAGGTAATCCAGCACAAACTCGCTATCCGTGATAAAGATCTGCAATTACAGAAAGAACGGTTAATGGCCATTCTCCAGGGCCAGGAACAGGAACGCAAACGCATTGCCGAAGACCTCCATGATGAAGTGGGGGCGCAGTTATCCGTACTGAAACTCAATCTAAACCAACTACAACCTTTATTGAAGACCGGTAATGGAGAAATGGAGCAGTTAAAGGAAACCAAAGATTTTACAGATACGATCATACAGCATCTCCGCTTCATCTCCCAAAGCCTGCATCCCCAGGCGCTGGAAAACCTCGGACTTTCCAAAGCACTCGACTCTTTCTGTAGCCTGATGAATAAGAACAAACAGGTAAAGATCCTGTTTAAAGATGAAGGCGGACAACAGGAGGTGGAATTTGAGAAGGCGCTGAACATCTACCGCGTTGTACAGGAGCTCATCAATAACATTCTGAAACATGCCCAGGCTACTCAGGTAGAAATCACTTACAGAAGTACCCCTAACTTATTACAGATCAACGTAGCAGATAACGGTAACGGCTTATTGCTGCGTTCCCTGGACAATTCCCGCGAGAAAACCGGCAGCCTCGGATTAAAGAATATTGAGAGCCGGCTGAACGTTATTGGCGGTAATATCAGGTATCTTCCCGGCCAGAATTGTGGTACAATTGCTGAAATAAGAGTGGAAAATTTCCAAAGACCTGAGGAATAA
- a CDS encoding FecR family protein: MKQQPDIDVVIRYLEEPGNEEHKRSLDEWLQLDAANLDIFLETKALWQGDVLPAAASYDISGQWQLLDAQLTAAAIPPTVLIPQSQAAPAAPAEEKGRIKPLITRYWWAAAAAVLVVVALTMYRQPLYIAQQTAQNTDSLLLPDGTRLYLNAHTSVKYPRRFQGNSREVFVQQGEVFVDVKHMPEKPFSVHLKNVDVEVLGTSFDVKETKQGVKVFVQTGKVKAVYKNGKKSVVLTPGEEAEMLLAGTTISTRHHRNDNPIAWKTGQLTFVDAPLSEVAAVLEDYYKVNIVLKGEGLADKKLLATFHKETLPEVLDILSKTLQVKAIQKDSLVEIY, translated from the coding sequence ATGAAACAGCAACCTGATATCGATGTCGTTATCCGCTACCTGGAGGAACCAGGGAATGAGGAGCACAAACGTTCACTGGATGAATGGTTGCAGCTGGATGCTGCCAATCTGGATATCTTCCTGGAAACTAAAGCGTTGTGGCAGGGAGATGTATTACCGGCTGCTGCATCTTATGATATCTCCGGCCAATGGCAACTGCTCGATGCCCAGCTTACCGCAGCTGCCATCCCTCCAACTGTCCTTATTCCCCAGTCACAGGCTGCCCCGGCAGCACCCGCTGAGGAAAAAGGCCGGATAAAACCACTCATCACCCGTTACTGGTGGGCCGCTGCCGCTGCCGTCCTGGTTGTCGTAGCGCTGACCATGTACCGTCAGCCTTTATATATCGCTCAGCAAACCGCTCAGAACACAGACAGCCTCCTGCTGCCAGACGGCACACGCCTCTACCTGAATGCTCATACCAGCGTAAAATACCCCCGCCGTTTCCAGGGAAACAGCAGGGAAGTGTTTGTACAACAGGGTGAGGTATTCGTAGATGTAAAACATATGCCGGAAAAACCCTTCTCCGTTCACCTGAAAAATGTGGATGTGGAAGTGTTGGGGACCTCTTTCGACGTGAAAGAGACCAAACAGGGCGTGAAAGTCTTTGTTCAGACAGGAAAAGTGAAGGCGGTTTATAAAAACGGTAAGAAATCAGTCGTACTCACTCCTGGTGAAGAAGCAGAAATGCTGCTGGCCGGTACAACCATCAGTACCCGTCATCACCGGAACGATAACCCCATTGCCTGGAAAACAGGTCAGCTGACCTTTGTTGACGCTCCTCTCTCAGAGGTTGCCGCGGTACTGGAGGATTACTATAAAGTAAATATTGTTCTGAAAGGAGAAGGACTGGCAGATAAGAAACTGCTCGCTACTTTCCATAAAGAAACACTCCCTGAAGTACTGGACATCCTGTCCAAAACGTTGCAGGTAAAGGCCATACAAAAAGATAGCCTGGTAGAAATTTATTAG
- a CDS encoding carboxypeptidase regulatory-like domain-containing protein encodes MKTTTFGLSALVALVVGAFAFTTFDGGTISGKITPADGASEVWAISGMDTLKAPITDGAFSVQPAKAGSYTVIIDAKDPYKDATLKDVKVEDGKVTDLGEIKLD; translated from the coding sequence ATGAAAACGACAACGTTTGGGCTGTCGGCCCTTGTTGCGCTGGTAGTTGGAGCTTTTGCTTTTACCACCTTCGATGGAGGAACTATCAGCGGCAAGATAACGCCGGCAGATGGGGCATCAGAAGTATGGGCTATTTCAGGAATGGATACCCTGAAAGCACCCATTACCGACGGGGCATTTTCCGTACAGCCCGCCAAAGCGGGGTCCTATACCGTGATTATCGACGCTAAAGATCCTTATAAAGACGCCACCCTCAAAGACGTAAAAGTCGAAGACGGCAAAGTAACAGACCTGGGGGAAATAAAGCTGGACTAA